From the genome of Thermodesulfobium sp. 4217-1, one region includes:
- the flgA gene encoding flagellar basal body P-ring formation chaperone FlgA, whose translation MFKLLIRYLIFFLIFISLNIGYSAMASSPDSLVLSAVKDSLTFQPSKLAIEPIYALPDLDYTKAMSMGAIHSGVNKFVIFYNQDGIQRFLEADYLIRIWLNVYVAKIPLKAGSVLSVNDNVVKDERELSTLPKDFVIDDNINGSTINTNVAMGQVIRLNLISKRIDIKLGQRIVVVGKVGSATFSLPAVALGSGSIGDDIKVRCTTNNKIFTGKIISSSEVQTGD comes from the coding sequence ATGTTTAAGCTCTTAATAAGATATTTAATATTTTTTCTAATTTTTATATCATTAAATATTGGTTATAGCGCTATGGCAAGCAGCCCTGACTCTTTGGTACTTTCTGCTGTAAAGGATTCTCTTACCTTTCAGCCGTCAAAGCTTGCAATAGAGCCTATTTATGCCCTCCCAGATCTGGACTATACCAAGGCGATGAGTATGGGCGCCATTCATTCTGGAGTTAATAAGTTCGTAATATTCTATAACCAGGATGGCATACAAAGATTTCTTGAAGCCGACTATCTAATTAGAATATGGTTAAACGTTTACGTGGCAAAAATTCCCCTGAAAGCTGGCAGCGTATTAAGCGTTAACGATAACGTTGTAAAAGATGAAAGAGAGCTTTCAACACTTCCAAAAGACTTTGTGATAGATGATAATATAAATGGATCTACTATAAATACGAACGTTGCAATGGGTCAGGTAATAAGATTGAATTTGATTTCAAAGCGAATTGATATAAAATTAGGACAAAGAATAGTGGTAGTAGGCAAGGTAGGCAGCGCTACTTTCTCTTTGCCTGCAGTAGCTCTTGGATCGGGTTCAATTGGCGATGATATAAAAGTTAGGTGTAC
- the flgG gene encoding flagellar basal-body rod protein FlgG: MRALWTAASGMISQTTNVDVITNNLANVNTTGFKDARAEFEDLMYQEVRPAGATSASGNMLPTGLEVGLGSRPVSTVRIFTEGPLQQTGNQLDMAIQGDGFFQVTLPDGSTAYTRAGDFSLDSAGEIVTPEGYLLQPSVVVPTNAVSISVGKDGSVSAKMQDGTVQDLGTIQLARFINPSGLTSLGSNLYQNTPASGDAILGTPGTQGIGWVEQGMLEMSNVQVVEEMVNLITAERAYESCAKGMTVCDQMLSDANNVKQLP, from the coding sequence ATGCGAGCTCTTTGGACAGCAGCATCTGGCATGATTAGCCAGACTACAAATGTTGACGTTATTACAAACAATCTTGCGAACGTTAATACTACGGGGTTTAAAGATGCAAGGGCGGAATTTGAAGACCTTATGTACCAGGAAGTCAGACCTGCTGGTGCTACCAGTGCATCGGGCAATATGCTTCCTACGGGTTTAGAGGTTGGTTTGGGTTCGAGGCCTGTATCTACTGTTAGAATATTTACAGAAGGTCCACTCCAGCAAACGGGGAACCAGTTGGATATGGCTATACAGGGAGATGGCTTTTTTCAGGTTACACTGCCTGATGGTTCTACTGCCTATACAAGGGCAGGAGATTTTTCACTTGACTCAGCAGGCGAGATTGTGACCCCAGAAGGATATCTTTTACAACCATCTGTTGTAGTTCCGACAAACGCTGTTTCAATAAGCGTTGGCAAAGACGGCTCTGTCTCAGCCAAGATGCAGGATGGAACGGTGCAAGACCTGGGGACAATTCAACTTGCAAGGTTTATTAACCCATCAGGACTTACATCCCTTGGGTCTAACCTTTACCAAAACACTCCTGCTTCGGGCGATGCTATACTTGGGACGCCTGGCACTCAGGGCATTGGTTGGGTAGAACAGGGAATGTTGGAAATGAGCAATGTCCAGGTCGTAGAAGAGATGGTAAATCTTATAACCGCTGAAAGGGCATATGAATCTTGCGCAAAAGGGATGACAGTTTGCGATCAAATGCTTAGCGACGCAAACAACGTCAAGCAACTCCCATAA
- a CDS encoding flagellar hook-basal body protein, with protein MVRGIESAASGMVTLSDKLDTVTNNLANISTPGFKRLIQNISESDSQPINRVFLQTDGGVDPFMGYLGSGSQLSTQAVDLSAGSLEHTSSKLDVAITLNKNAFFQVQTPNGIRYTRDGNFALNNNDELVTQDGYPVLSSANTPITIDGQNVTIASDGSIQVDGQQTDTLGVVSLDNPSLIAPQGSSLFSYSGQVGSTPDFKVVQGYLEGSNVNTVKEMVDMIALERAYESGQKAIITEDNETGQMLTQFRI; from the coding sequence TTGGTTAGAGGTATAGAGTCAGCTGCGAGCGGTATGGTAACTCTCTCTGATAAGCTTGATACTGTTACGAACAACCTGGCGAACATATCTACACCAGGATTTAAACGTTTAATCCAAAACATTTCGGAGAGCGATAGCCAACCTATAAACAGGGTGTTCCTGCAAACTGATGGGGGTGTAGATCCATTTATGGGATACTTAGGAAGTGGTTCTCAGCTATCTACTCAGGCAGTAGACCTTTCTGCTGGAAGTCTTGAGCATACATCGTCTAAGCTCGATGTTGCTATTACTCTTAACAAAAACGCTTTTTTCCAGGTCCAGACACCAAACGGTATTAGATATACAAGAGACGGAAATTTTGCTCTAAATAACAATGATGAGTTGGTTACACAAGATGGCTATCCTGTTCTATCGAGTGCTAATACGCCCATTACTATTGATGGTCAAAATGTAACTATAGCCTCAGACGGTTCTATCCAGGTTGATGGTCAGCAGACCGATACTCTTGGGGTAGTGAGTCTGGATAATCCGTCTCTTATAGCGCCTCAAGGCTCGAGTCTTTTTAGCTATAGCGGACAGGTTGGAAGCACTCCCGATTTTAAAGTAGTTCAAGGGTATCTTGAAGGTTCCAATGTGAACACTGTTAAAGAAATGGTTGACATGATAGCTTTGGAGAGAGCGTATGAAAGTGGTCAGAAGGCAATAATTACCGAAGATAATGAAACAGGTCAAATGTTGACACAATTTAGAATTTAA